The DNA segment ATTTTCCTGACCACCATCACGGACTCCATGGGCTTCCTCATCCTCCTCGGTCTGGCCGGGTTGGTCCTGCTTCATTAGAAAAGCAGACCAGGGAAGCTATCTAAAGCGCCGAGGGCGCGGTATGGGATGCAAGGGTGCGAGCCCTATCGCTGCAGTCGCCATCTCTCAGGCTCCAAGACTCGCTAAGAGCTGCCGCTGCCCGCCGGAGGCGAAGTCTCCTGGTAATAGCCGCGAAGCGGCCTTCAACCCCTGATTTCCCGATAACCAGACGACAAAAGGGCGGCCCGGATATCCGGGCCGCCCTTTTGTCGTTTTTATTGCGGAGAAGCTAGTCCAGGCCGAGGGAGGCGAGCAGATCGTCCACGTCGCCCTGGTTGGTCCCTTCGGTCGGGCCTTGGAGTTTGGAGGTCGCCTCGCTACGGGCCTCCTTGGACAGGGCCTCGAAGTCCTTTTCCGGCTCGACCTCGCGCTGGCGGATCATCAGGCCGGTGGAGAGCATGACCTCGCGGACGATCTGTTCGATCTGGCGGATGGAGTTGATGATCTTCTTGATGCGCTGCCCGGTCAGGTCCTGGAAGCTCAGGGAGACCATGATGTTGGACAGGTCGGTGCCGAGCGTGTTGTTGATGTCCTTGAGCCTTTCCCGGTCCTCCTTGGTCACCCCGCCGGACTCGAATCCCTTGACGATGGTGGCCACGGACCCCTGGAGGTCCTGGAGCTTCTCGACGATGTCGATGATTTCCACTGCGGCCTTTTCCGTGGTCTTGAGCACGGCGTCCAGCTGGTCCGAGGTCTCGGAGAAGAGCTCCTCGGGGTCGATGTCGGCGGTGATGCACTTGATCTCGGTCCCGCCACGGGCCGCCTTGACCTCCTGGTAGATCTTCTTGAGCCCCCCCTGCAGGTCCTCGTTTACCCGGCGGTAGAACTCGCCTTCCAGCAGCGCCTTGGTGAGGTTTCGGGCGATCTCCTTTTCCACGGCGGCCGCGATGGTTCCCTTGAGGGTTCCCACGAGCTCGTCGGAGACCTTTTCCATCAGTTCCCTTACCAATTCTTCATTGCTGGTCATGCGTGTTCTCCGGGAGGGGCTACATTTTGGAATTGCGGATTTGTTCCCGCTGTTCCTTGAAGACGAATTGCACGATGGCCTCCATGTCCGATCCGCGAAGATCCACGAATTCGAAGCGGTACAGGCCGGTGTCGGGTTCCTGGTCGAGAATGCGCCCCTTGCTGCCGGCAAGCCGCAGGGGAGTCTGGCTGAGGTAGATGATCAGTTCCAGGGCGTCGCCCGGGTGGAACTGCCTTGCGGAGCGGAATTTGACCCCGGCCGCGGAGATCTCCATGACCTCCACGGGCAGGGAAAAGTCCATCTTGAAGGTGTCCTGGCCGAGCATGGAGATGATCTGGTCGAGCTTGCGGTCCATCTCCACCAGAAATCCGGTGACTTCCTCGGGGAGCTTGCTCTTCTTGACGAAGTCCTCGCGGGTGATCGGCTGGGTCATGGACTCGCCGGTGAAGAGCTGGGGCGAGTCCAGGGACTCCATGATCCTGGCCTGGGCCTTCAGTCTGACCTGTATGCGCGAGAACGAACGTTTCTCTTCACTCATGGGACCCCCTTGGGGTTTGCTTAGGGCCTGCCGTTTTCATCCATGTCGAGCGTCATGCACTTGACCGGACAGACACGGGTGCACATGCCGCAGGCCGAACATTTGTCCACGTCGAAGACGATCTTGAGGGTTTCGAGGTCCAGGCGCAGGGCGTCCGTGGGGCACATGGCCGTGCACACGCCGCAGTGGACGCAGGACTCGTCGTCGCGGAAGATCTTGTGCGCCACCGGGGTGATGCGCACGCCGTTCTCCTTGAGGTAGCCGATACCCTTGTGGAACTCGTCCTCGCGGCCCGAGACCTCGAGGGTCATGGTTCCTTCGTGGCGCGGCGAGATGTCCGCCTTGAGGATGTTGAAGCTCAGGTCGAACTTGCGCAGCAGGTTGCAGACCACGGGCCTGCCGGAGACCTCGGGCGGGAAGGAGAGGTAGACGATTTTTCTGAAACCATTCTTGACTTCGTTCATGGGGATGTCCTGAATGCCTTATGGCACGAGCGGCGCGGCGGCCGCTATTATTTCATTTTGTCCAAGGACCGTTTGGCCTGGGTGGCCTCCACGGACTTGGGGAATTTCTTGATGATTTCCTCGAAGCGCATCTTGGCCAGCTCGGGCTTGCCCAGGTGCTCCCAGGAGAAGCCGGCGCGCAGCAGGGCGGCCTTGTACTTGGAGCTCTTCTGGTACTTCTCGATGACGTCCTCGTAGAGGATGACGGCCCGGGCGTAGTCCTTGAGCATGTAGTAGCACTGGCCCTGCCAGAATACGGCGCTGGGCGTGAAGGCGTGGCCCTTGAAGGTGTCGGTGAACTCCGCCCAGTAGGAACGGGCGCGTTCGAAGTTGCCTTCCTTGTACAGGGCATAAGCCTTGTCATAGAGGGCCTTGGCCGGGTCGCTGTCCGCCTGGGGAGCGGTCTGAGCGGCGGCCGTGGCGGTCGCCGCGCCGGCCTGGGCCGCAACGCCTTCCTCGGGCGCGTCGGCCGGAGCGGTGGCGGCTGTCGCCGCTGCGGGGGCTCCCACGGCGGCGCCGCGCGCCCTGCCGGTCTCGGGCAGGTCCACCTGGAGTTCGTTGACCATGGCGAATTCCACCTCGGACAGCCGCTTGGACAGTTCCTGCACGGTCACGGCCGAGTCGGCCGCGCCCACCTGGTTGTCCATGCGGATGTTCAGGCTGTCCACCTCGCCGCGCATCTTGGCGATTTCGGAACGCAGGGATTGGATCTCGGCCCACATGTCGGCGGATTTTTCGCGCAGGGGATCGTTGGATTTTTCGATTTCGGCCTTGAGCTGCTCCTTGGATTCGGCCAGTTCGGCCTCCAGCTGGCGGATGCGGTGGAGGTCCTGCTGCCGGTCGGACTGCATGGCCTCCACGTCGGTTCTGGTGGCGCAGCCGGGCAGGGCCGACATGCTAAGGAGGATCAAAAGAACACTGAACAGACTGATATTTTTCATCTTCATTGTAAGCTCCCTCTTTTTCTGCCAAGGAAAAGATACGTCAGAGCGCCGAGAATGGGAATAAAAATGCAGATCTGCATCCACAGGCTCTTTTCCGTCGGGGATTCGAAGTTCCGTTTCCAGACGTCCAGGATGGACCAGGCGCTGAAGACGAAACAGACGCCCACGGCAACCAGCACGATGGCCCACTGGGTCGGGGTCAGGGCCGAGAAGTCTGCGAACATGTCACGTTCTCCTTGATAGGGCTTACGCCCCTCGCGTGTCCTTGCGGTTGAGCAGTGTGGACACGATAATGCAGCCCGCGCCCACCGTCAGAGCGCTGTCGGCCACGTTGAACGCGGGCCAGTGATAGCTGCCCGCGTAGAAATCCAGAAAGTCGATGACCGAGCCGAGCCAGATGCGGTCGATGGCGTTGCCCACGGCCCCGCCGGCGATCATGCCGAGTCCGGCGATCATCCAGCGGTCGCCCTCTCTGGTCAGCCTGATCATGTAGGCGATGACCAGGACGGCGGCCAGGGAGATGAGGATGAACAGGGGACGCTGCCAGTCGATGTTGTCGTCGTCCAGAAATCCCCAGGCCGCCCCCTTGTT comes from the Pseudodesulfovibrio hydrargyri genome and includes:
- a CDS encoding tetratricopeptide repeat protein, producing the protein MKMKNISLFSVLLILLSMSALPGCATRTDVEAMQSDRQQDLHRIRQLEAELAESKEQLKAEIEKSNDPLREKSADMWAEIQSLRSEIAKMRGEVDSLNIRMDNQVGAADSAVTVQELSKRLSEVEFAMVNELQVDLPETGRARGAAVGAPAAATAATAPADAPEEGVAAQAGAATATAAAQTAPQADSDPAKALYDKAYALYKEGNFERARSYWAEFTDTFKGHAFTPSAVFWQGQCYYMLKDYARAVILYEDVIEKYQKSSKYKAALLRAGFSWEHLGKPELAKMRFEEIIKKFPKSVEATQAKRSLDKMK
- a CDS encoding PLD nuclease N-terminal domain-containing protein, translated to MFADFSALTPTQWAIVLVAVGVCFVFSAWSILDVWKRNFESPTEKSLWMQICIFIPILGALTYLFLGRKRGSLQ
- a CDS encoding NIL domain-containing protein; protein product: MNEVKNGFRKIVYLSFPPEVSGRPVVCNLLRKFDLSFNILKADISPRHEGTMTLEVSGREDEFHKGIGYLKENGVRITPVAHKIFRDDESCVHCGVCTAMCPTDALRLDLETLKIVFDVDKCSACGMCTRVCPVKCMTLDMDENGRP
- a CDS encoding PilZ domain-containing protein; this encodes MSEEKRSFSRIQVRLKAQARIMESLDSPQLFTGESMTQPITREDFVKKSKLPEEVTGFLVEMDRKLDQIISMLGQDTFKMDFSLPVEVMEISAAGVKFRSARQFHPGDALELIIYLSQTPLRLAGSKGRILDQEPDTGLYRFEFVDLRGSDMEAIVQFVFKEQREQIRNSKM
- the lspA gene encoding signal peptidase II, whose protein sequence is MNRYKLAALWAAGTLALDQATKLTVHTLMQPWTGREIVPGLFNLVHVLNKGAAWGFLDDDNIDWQRPLFILISLAAVLVIAYMIRLTREGDRWMIAGLGMIAGGAVGNAIDRIWLGSVIDFLDFYAGSYHWPAFNVADSALTVGAGCIIVSTLLNRKDTRGA
- a CDS encoding protein phosphatase CheZ; translation: MTSNEELVRELMEKVSDELVGTLKGTIAAAVEKEIARNLTKALLEGEFYRRVNEDLQGGLKKIYQEVKAARGGTEIKCITADIDPEELFSETSDQLDAVLKTTEKAAVEIIDIVEKLQDLQGSVATIVKGFESGGVTKEDRERLKDINNTLGTDLSNIMVSLSFQDLTGQRIKKIINSIRQIEQIVREVMLSTGLMIRQREVEPEKDFEALSKEARSEATSKLQGPTEGTNQGDVDDLLASLGLD